The Gemmata palustris genome includes a region encoding these proteins:
- a CDS encoding sigma-70 family RNA polymerase sigma factor: MTAPEVNELVEQWWPLAGGVARKWGTRFPWLAHDFESAAGYALWQLARKVSGESDPEHGGRFAGLVRQAVRWAVIRRLEQERASNPGAFQSIPRAIDPKTGEGLDPLKNAKGRERETGAALAAADELATLFDRAELSERYRDVVMRRLGLEEPREEIAADLGVSGTRVREMVTIARGKLQAVAEVG; the protein is encoded by the coding sequence ATGACCGCACCCGAGGTCAACGAACTCGTCGAGCAGTGGTGGCCCCTCGCCGGCGGGGTAGCGCGCAAGTGGGGCACCCGGTTCCCGTGGCTCGCGCACGACTTCGAGAGCGCGGCCGGGTACGCCCTGTGGCAACTCGCACGAAAGGTGAGCGGGGAGTCCGACCCGGAGCACGGCGGTCGGTTCGCCGGCCTGGTCCGCCAGGCGGTGCGATGGGCCGTCATCCGGCGACTCGAGCAGGAGCGCGCGAGCAACCCGGGTGCGTTCCAGTCGATTCCGAGGGCGATCGATCCGAAGACGGGAGAAGGCCTCGATCCGCTCAAGAACGCGAAGGGGCGTGAGCGCGAGACCGGGGCCGCGCTCGCCGCTGCGGACGAACTGGCCACGCTGTTCGATCGGGCCGAGCTGTCCGAGCGGTACCGGGACGTGGTGATGCGGCGCCTCGGGCTCGAGGAGCCACGGGAGGAGATTGCGGCGGACCTGGGCGTCAGTGGAACCCGGGTCCGAGAAATGGTGACGATCGCGCGGGGGAAGCTTCAGGCCGTGGCCGAAGTCGGCTGA
- a CDS encoding response regulator, whose protein sequence is MEDSICPLVLVVDDEPSVREVFGVMLTHLGYTPLLASNGEEGVDVLRTRAGRVAVALLDVQMPGMDGPATMDALHTLEPDLPCVFVSGETGLYTSAALIARGGFSVLAKPVFLKELRRVFALVTNEADFMGAHKPFFSAD, encoded by the coding sequence ATGGAAGATTCAATTTGCCCCTTGGTTCTTGTGGTGGATGATGAACCCTCAGTGCGCGAGGTGTTCGGCGTAATGCTCACGCACCTCGGGTACACTCCGCTGTTAGCAAGCAACGGCGAGGAGGGGGTAGACGTGTTGCGCACACGTGCTGGTCGCGTGGCCGTCGCGCTGCTCGATGTACAGATGCCCGGTATGGACGGACCGGCCACTATGGACGCTCTCCATACTCTGGAGCCCGATTTGCCGTGCGTGTTTGTTTCCGGAGAGACCGGCCTTTACACTTCGGCGGCACTGATCGCCCGCGGGGGATTCAGCGTGCTCGCCAAGCCGGTCTTTCTGAAGGAACTCAGGCGGGTATTCGCGCTTGTTACAAACGAAGCCGACTTTATGGGCGCCCACAAGCCTTTTTTCAGCGCGGATTAG
- a CDS encoding HK97 family phage prohead protease, translating into MSARRVTRQPVAIRGTSAGTGANLSRGPRPALFGVAHVFGTDGSCPFQAKDGTDVFVQIASGAFNTSLQAVREYKQPGILLLIDHDYKQALCGTSDGSLIVWADQKAVRFQVNPNTPNGRRAIEAARARPDLRELSIGAVSILGSRFDRPGQHPLVLANACTLKEISLCSVGRARYPQTRAFVARDASSSRPSHSPRPSHMNSRDPSPEDRALVRILAAESGRIETSVMDDGTVHALIAAGLVTAGRGLRLTKAGRARALTLPGASQFRTAARSPLILT; encoded by the coding sequence ATGAGCGCGCGACGAGTGACACGACAACCGGTAGCGATCCGCGGCACGAGCGCGGGCACGGGGGCCAATCTCTCGCGCGGCCCCCGGCCCGCCCTGTTCGGCGTCGCTCACGTGTTCGGGACGGACGGGTCGTGCCCGTTCCAGGCGAAGGACGGGACCGATGTGTTCGTGCAGATCGCGAGCGGGGCGTTCAACACCTCGCTCCAGGCGGTCCGAGAGTACAAGCAACCCGGGATACTGTTGCTGATCGATCACGACTACAAGCAGGCCCTGTGCGGCACCTCGGACGGGAGCCTGATCGTCTGGGCGGACCAGAAGGCGGTCCGGTTCCAGGTGAACCCGAACACACCGAACGGACGCCGGGCGATCGAGGCGGCCCGCGCCCGGCCCGACCTGCGCGAGTTATCGATTGGGGCCGTGTCGATCCTGGGTAGCCGTTTTGACCGGCCGGGCCAGCACCCGCTGGTCCTGGCGAACGCATGCACGCTCAAGGAAATCAGCCTGTGCTCCGTGGGCCGCGCCCGTTACCCGCAGACCCGGGCGTTCGTGGCCCGTGACGCATCGTCCTCACGCCCATCACATTCACCGAGGCCCTCTCACATGAACAGTCGTGATCCGAGCCCCGAAGACCGCGCCCTGGTGCGCATCCTGGCCGCCGAGTCCGGGCGCATCGAAACGTCCGTGATGGACGATGGCACCGTTCACGCGCTGATCGCGGCCGGGCTCGTCACCGCGGGCCGCGGTTTGCGGCTCACGAAGGCGGGCCGAGCCCGGGCGCTCACGCTCCCCGGCGCGTCGCAGTTCCGCACCGCGGCGCGCAGCCCACTCATCCTCACCTGA
- a CDS encoding response regulator — protein sequence MRADPRPLRVLIVDDCHDTAESFRELFLLYGHEARSAESGAEAMTLIEGWRPDVAILDLAMPRMSGYELAPLVRATGCGLLVAMTGWCTPEHRAHAAEAGFDHCLIKPVDPDVLTDLLRTLAAHLLERSSHVVQ from the coding sequence ATGCGCGCGGACCCGCGCCCTCTCCGTGTACTCATTGTGGACGATTGCCACGACACGGCGGAATCGTTCCGTGAGCTGTTCTTGCTCTACGGGCACGAGGCCCGATCCGCAGAGAGTGGCGCCGAAGCCATGACACTGATTGAGGGGTGGCGCCCGGACGTGGCGATCCTGGACCTCGCGATGCCCCGCATGAGCGGGTACGAACTCGCCCCACTGGTTCGGGCAACAGGGTGCGGCCTGCTTGTGGCCATGACCGGCTGGTGCACACCGGAGCACCGGGCGCACGCGGCGGAGGCGGGGTTCGATCACTGCCTAATTAAACCCGTTGACCCTGACGTGCTGACCGACCTATTGCGAACTCTCGCCGCGCATCTGCTGGAGCGCTCTTCACATGTGGTCCAGTAG